A single window of Phaenicophaeus curvirostris isolate KB17595 chromosome 7, BPBGC_Pcur_1.0, whole genome shotgun sequence DNA harbors:
- the ACVR1 gene encoding activin receptor type-1 isoform X2, producing MRSPVMVDGVMILPVLVMLVFPSPSLPDDELIHYECVCEGMSCGNGDRCQGQQCFASLSINDGAKVYQKGCFQVYEQGKMTCKTPPSPDQAVECCQGYLCNMNITAQLPSSKGQTFQGEAAGYSVETLIMVILAPVIVLIVFSAIAVLIIRRIQKNHMERLNSRDAEYGTIEGLIASNVGDSTLADLLDHSCTSGSGSGLPFLVQRTVARQITLVECVGKGRYGEVWRGQWQGENVAVKIFSSRDEKSWFRETELYNTVLLRHENILGFIASDMTSRNSSTQLWLITHYHEMGSLYDYLQLTTLDTVSCLRIVLSIASGLAHLHIEIFGTQGKPAISHRDLKSKNILVKKNGQCCIADLGLAVMHSQSTNQLDVGNNPRVGTKRYMAPEVLDETIQADCFDSYKRVDIWAFGLVLWEVARRMVSNGIVEDYKPPFYDLVPNDPSFEDMRKVVCVDQQRPNIPNRWFSDPTLTSLAKLMKECWYQNPSARLTALRIKKTLTKIDNSLDKLKADC from the exons CCCTGTGATGGTGGATGGAGTTATGATCCTTCCCGTGCTGGTCATGTTGGTGTTTCCCTCCCCGAGTTTGCCAG ATGACGAGCTGATCCACTACGAATGCGTGTGTGAAGGCATGTCCTGTGGGAATGGAGATCGTTGCCAAGGCCAGCAATGTTTTGCTTCTCTGAGCATTAATGATGGTGCTAAGGTTTACCAGAAGGGCTGCTTCCAAGTCTATGAACAAGGGAAAATGACATGCAAAACACCTCCGTCCCCTGACCAAGCTGTCGAGTGCTGCCAGGGATACCTGTGCAACATGAACATCACCGCACAGCTGCCTTCTTCTAAAG GACAAACCTTCCAAGGAGAAGCTGCAGGCTACAGCGTGGAAACACTAATCATGGTTATCCTGGCTCCTGTGATAGTGCTGATAGTTTTCTCTGCAATAGCTGTGCTGATCATCCGGAGAATACAGAAGAACCACATGGAGAGGCTCAATTCTAGAGACGCTGAGTACGGCACAATTGAGGGACTCATTGCATCGAATGTTGGCGACAGCACGTTGGCA GATTTACTGGACCATTCCTGCACGTCTGGAAGTGGTTCTGGACTTCCCTTCTTGGTGCAAAGGACAGTGGCTCGCCAGATCACACTTGTGGAGTGTGTAG gAAAGGGCCGTtatggagaagtttggagaggtCAGTGGCAAGGAGAAAACGTTGCTGTGAAGATCTTCTCTTCTCGGGATGAAAAGTCTTGGTTCAGGGAAACGGAACTGTACAACACTGTATTGCTGCGGCACGAAAACATTTTAG GTTTTATTGCATCCGATATGACTTCCAGGAACTCGAGCACGCAGCTGTGGCTGATCACCCACTACCACGAGATGGGCTCTCTGTACGACTACCTGCAGCTCACCACCCTGGACACGGTCAGCTGCCTGCGCATCGTCCTGTCCATAGCCAGCGGCCTCGCGCATTTGCACATAGAGATATTTGGAACCCAGGGGAAGCCAGCCATTTCTCATCGCGACTTGAAGAGCAAGAATATCCTCGTGAAGAAGAACGGACAGTGCTGCATAGCAGATTTGG GCCTTGCAGTTATGCACTCGCAAAGCACTAATCAGTTGGACGTGGGGAACAACCCCCGCGTGGGTACCAAGCGCTACATGGCTCCAGAAGTCTTGGACGAAACCATCCAGGCAGACTGCTTTGACTCGTACAAAAGGGTGGATATCTGGGCTTTTGGGCTGGTCCTTTGGGAAGTGGCTAGGCGCATGGTTAGCAACG GTATTGTTGAAGACTACAAACCTCCCTTTTATGACTTGGTTCCAAACGATCCCAGTTTCGAAGACATGAGAAAAGTGGTCTGTGTAGACCAGCAGAGGCCGAACATTCCCAACAGATGGTTCTCAGACCCT ACGTTAACATCTCTTGCCAAGCTGATGAAAGAATGCTGGTATCAGAACCCATCAGCGAGACTGACAGCCCTGCGCATCAAAAAGACTTTGACCAAAATTGACAATTCCTTAGATAAACTGAAAGCTGACTGTTGA
- the ACVR1 gene encoding activin receptor type-1 isoform X1 produces the protein MVDGVMILPVLVMLVFPSPSLPDDELIHYECVCEGMSCGNGDRCQGQQCFASLSINDGAKVYQKGCFQVYEQGKMTCKTPPSPDQAVECCQGYLCNMNITAQLPSSKGQTFQGEAAGYSVETLIMVILAPVIVLIVFSAIAVLIIRRIQKNHMERLNSRDAEYGTIEGLIASNVGDSTLADLLDHSCTSGSGSGLPFLVQRTVARQITLVECVGKGRYGEVWRGQWQGENVAVKIFSSRDEKSWFRETELYNTVLLRHENILGFIASDMTSRNSSTQLWLITHYHEMGSLYDYLQLTTLDTVSCLRIVLSIASGLAHLHIEIFGTQGKPAISHRDLKSKNILVKKNGQCCIADLGLAVMHSQSTNQLDVGNNPRVGTKRYMAPEVLDETIQADCFDSYKRVDIWAFGLVLWEVARRMVSNGIVEDYKPPFYDLVPNDPSFEDMRKVVCVDQQRPNIPNRWFSDPTLTSLAKLMKECWYQNPSARLTALRIKKTLTKIDNSLDKLKADC, from the exons ATGGTGGATGGAGTTATGATCCTTCCCGTGCTGGTCATGTTGGTGTTTCCCTCCCCGAGTTTGCCAG ATGACGAGCTGATCCACTACGAATGCGTGTGTGAAGGCATGTCCTGTGGGAATGGAGATCGTTGCCAAGGCCAGCAATGTTTTGCTTCTCTGAGCATTAATGATGGTGCTAAGGTTTACCAGAAGGGCTGCTTCCAAGTCTATGAACAAGGGAAAATGACATGCAAAACACCTCCGTCCCCTGACCAAGCTGTCGAGTGCTGCCAGGGATACCTGTGCAACATGAACATCACCGCACAGCTGCCTTCTTCTAAAG GACAAACCTTCCAAGGAGAAGCTGCAGGCTACAGCGTGGAAACACTAATCATGGTTATCCTGGCTCCTGTGATAGTGCTGATAGTTTTCTCTGCAATAGCTGTGCTGATCATCCGGAGAATACAGAAGAACCACATGGAGAGGCTCAATTCTAGAGACGCTGAGTACGGCACAATTGAGGGACTCATTGCATCGAATGTTGGCGACAGCACGTTGGCA GATTTACTGGACCATTCCTGCACGTCTGGAAGTGGTTCTGGACTTCCCTTCTTGGTGCAAAGGACAGTGGCTCGCCAGATCACACTTGTGGAGTGTGTAG gAAAGGGCCGTtatggagaagtttggagaggtCAGTGGCAAGGAGAAAACGTTGCTGTGAAGATCTTCTCTTCTCGGGATGAAAAGTCTTGGTTCAGGGAAACGGAACTGTACAACACTGTATTGCTGCGGCACGAAAACATTTTAG GTTTTATTGCATCCGATATGACTTCCAGGAACTCGAGCACGCAGCTGTGGCTGATCACCCACTACCACGAGATGGGCTCTCTGTACGACTACCTGCAGCTCACCACCCTGGACACGGTCAGCTGCCTGCGCATCGTCCTGTCCATAGCCAGCGGCCTCGCGCATTTGCACATAGAGATATTTGGAACCCAGGGGAAGCCAGCCATTTCTCATCGCGACTTGAAGAGCAAGAATATCCTCGTGAAGAAGAACGGACAGTGCTGCATAGCAGATTTGG GCCTTGCAGTTATGCACTCGCAAAGCACTAATCAGTTGGACGTGGGGAACAACCCCCGCGTGGGTACCAAGCGCTACATGGCTCCAGAAGTCTTGGACGAAACCATCCAGGCAGACTGCTTTGACTCGTACAAAAGGGTGGATATCTGGGCTTTTGGGCTGGTCCTTTGGGAAGTGGCTAGGCGCATGGTTAGCAACG GTATTGTTGAAGACTACAAACCTCCCTTTTATGACTTGGTTCCAAACGATCCCAGTTTCGAAGACATGAGAAAAGTGGTCTGTGTAGACCAGCAGAGGCCGAACATTCCCAACAGATGGTTCTCAGACCCT ACGTTAACATCTCTTGCCAAGCTGATGAAAGAATGCTGGTATCAGAACCCATCAGCGAGACTGACAGCCCTGCGCATCAAAAAGACTTTGACCAAAATTGACAATTCCTTAGATAAACTGAAAGCTGACTGTTGA